A single genomic interval of Peribacillus sp. FSL H8-0477 harbors:
- a CDS encoding glycosyltransferase family 4 protein: MKKKILFVATKDIHFEAFHLPTFKWFEENGYEVHTAAVGNMKLPFVDRRHDIPIQRSPFSLKNIAAYQALKKIVNQHSFQIIHCHTPMGGALSRLAARTTRMQGTKVIYTAHGFHFCKGSPLINWMVYYPIEKSLARMTDCLITINHEDYQLANEKKFKAVTIKHVHGVGVDNERFHPISAFSKTVLRSELGYKDKEFILFYAAEFNKNKNQQLLIRALSNVKEQIPHAKLLLAGTGPLIEECKRNAIRLGVDHMVDFLGFRKDIDRLLKISDLAVASSLREGLPVNIMEAMSCELPVIATENRGHLELIQQKQNGYLIPPGDYQLFGTRILELFQEKERREMMGKRSKEIIAAYTLSEVRAELNQIYPSYMAEDGSEEPGNKYYRTYI, from the coding sequence TACCAACCTTTAAATGGTTTGAAGAAAATGGATATGAAGTTCATACAGCAGCAGTTGGTAATATGAAACTGCCTTTTGTAGATCGAAGACATGATATTCCGATTCAGAGATCACCCTTCTCACTAAAAAACATAGCCGCATATCAGGCACTAAAAAAGATAGTGAATCAACATTCCTTCCAAATTATCCATTGCCATACACCAATGGGAGGCGCTCTTTCAAGATTAGCTGCGAGAACTACTAGAATGCAAGGAACAAAAGTCATTTATACGGCCCATGGCTTTCACTTTTGTAAAGGATCTCCGCTCATCAATTGGATGGTGTATTATCCGATTGAAAAATCTTTGGCACGAATGACAGATTGTTTAATTACCATTAATCATGAAGACTACCAGTTGGCTAACGAAAAAAAGTTTAAAGCGGTCACCATTAAACATGTCCATGGTGTTGGAGTGGATAACGAACGTTTCCATCCGATTAGCGCATTTAGTAAAACTGTTTTAAGAAGCGAGCTGGGCTATAAAGATAAAGAGTTTATCCTGTTTTATGCTGCCGAGTTTAATAAAAATAAAAATCAACAACTACTAATTCGGGCTCTATCTAACGTAAAAGAACAAATTCCACATGCCAAGCTGCTACTTGCTGGAACGGGTCCGTTAATTGAGGAATGTAAAAGAAATGCCATTCGACTGGGGGTGGATCACATGGTTGACTTTCTCGGCTTTCGAAAAGATATTGATCGGTTATTAAAAATTAGTGATCTCGCTGTCGCATCCAGTCTACGAGAAGGTCTTCCAGTAAATATAATGGAAGCCATGTCGTGTGAGCTGCCGGTTATCGCCACTGAAAACAGGGGACATCTGGAACTCATTCAACAGAAACAGAACGGTTACCTTATTCCACCTGGAGATTACCAGCTATTTGGTACCAGAATCCTTGAACTTTTTCAAGAAAAAGAACGAAGAGAAATGATGGGGAAAAGGAGTAAGGAAATCATCGCAGCATATACACTGTCAGAAGTAAGAGCGGAGTTAAATCAAATATACCCAAGCTATATGGCGGAGGATGGAAGTGAAGAGCCCGGTAATAAGTATTATCGTACCTATATATAA